In Clostridium sp. SY8519, one genomic interval encodes:
- a CDS encoding EFR1 family ferrodoxin (N-terminal region resembles flavodoxins. C-terminal ferrodoxin region binds two 4Fe-4S clusters.), translated as MIRRIHAVYFSAGGNTAGTVMKTAASIGNRFGLRVQTDDFTRLRDHSRERAYGPEDLVIFGVPTYAGRVPNKMLPCIRQLFHGDRTQAVALVTFGNRSFDSSLAELTEELTGNGFHVIAAAAVVCPHSFANIGGGRPDREDRKILKQFAADVVAKIRACEGIRPEDDRLPEAVSLGDYGKVGPYYVPMGMDGQPAVFLKAKPKTDSRKCSQCGICAEGCPMGSISFENPAQVSGICIKCQACVKGCPQKAKYFDDPAFLSHKQKLETDYRRRAELKVFL; from the coding sequence ATGATCAGACGAATACACGCAGTATATTTCAGCGCCGGGGGCAATACGGCAGGTACGGTGATGAAAACAGCCGCCTCTATCGGGAACCGGTTCGGCCTCCGGGTGCAGACGGATGACTTTACCCGTCTCCGGGATCACAGCCGGGAAAGGGCTTACGGACCGGAAGATCTGGTGATTTTCGGCGTGCCCACATATGCGGGGCGGGTGCCCAATAAGATGCTTCCCTGCATCCGGCAGCTTTTTCATGGGGACAGGACCCAGGCGGTGGCCCTGGTAACCTTCGGCAACCGCAGCTTTGACAGTTCGCTGGCGGAACTTACCGAAGAGCTGACAGGGAACGGGTTTCATGTCATCGCGGCAGCGGCCGTGGTCTGCCCCCACAGTTTCGCGAATATCGGCGGCGGCAGGCCGGACCGGGAAGACCGGAAAATTCTGAAACAGTTCGCGGCGGATGTGGTGGCGAAGATCCGTGCCTGCGAAGGAATCCGGCCGGAAGACGACAGGCTTCCGGAGGCGGTCTCCCTGGGGGATTACGGTAAGGTGGGGCCATACTATGTTCCTATGGGGATGGATGGTCAGCCGGCTGTGTTTCTGAAAGCAAAGCCAAAGACAGACAGCAGAAAGTGCAGCCAATGCGGAATCTGCGCAGAAGGCTGTCCGATGGGTTCCATTTCTTTTGAAAACCCTGCGCAGGTCAGCGGAATCTGCATCAAATGCCAAGCATGTGTCAAAGGGTGCCCACAGAAGGCAAAATATTTTGATGATCCGGCGTTCCTGTCCCATAAGCAAAAACTGGAAACGGATTACCGGCGGCGGGCGGAACTGAAAGTGTTTCTCTGA
- a CDS encoding flavodoxin family protein: MKILGVSLGTRNGNNDTMCRVALEAAQEAGAEIEFIHLFDWDIKYCSGCVACSRGLVMGKGMICTQKDDFKALYEKMVEADGVLFVDPIYESGGSGLFHVITDRMGPGHDTGLMFGANEQMKAAGKEGLDAKYFKQKAISFVGIGGSDWAVRVETDHAMLAMSPGWKVINNEFFSWSKDVIMQDDKIARMQEIGRNLVEAAKEIAEDNAKCHAFPIAELTEKSYWKGTPGTCPHCQGNAFYIFPGTTHVVCELCGLEGTLKIVDDAFTFDFDPSTEWHAHDTMSGKKAHGDDIFENEGRLMNLGKDPEFKARKAHYTSVIAPTPSPSKEK; this comes from the coding sequence ATGAAGATTTTAGGCGTATCACTGGGAACCAGAAACGGAAACAATGACACCATGTGTCGGGTTGCGCTGGAGGCTGCGCAGGAAGCAGGGGCAGAGATCGAATTTATCCACCTGTTTGACTGGGATATCAAGTACTGCAGCGGCTGTGTGGCATGTTCCAGAGGTCTGGTGATGGGAAAAGGCATGATCTGCACCCAGAAAGATGACTTCAAGGCACTGTATGAAAAGATGGTGGAAGCTGACGGTGTGCTGTTTGTAGATCCGATTTACGAATCCGGCGGATCCGGCCTGTTCCATGTCATTACCGACCGTATGGGCCCCGGACACGATACCGGACTGATGTTTGGCGCCAATGAACAGATGAAAGCGGCTGGCAAGGAAGGTCTGGATGCGAAATATTTCAAACAGAAAGCTATTTCTTTTGTAGGAATCGGCGGTTCTGACTGGGCGGTTCGCGTGGAGACGGATCACGCGATGCTGGCCATGAGCCCGGGATGGAAGGTAATCAACAACGAATTTTTCTCCTGGAGCAAAGATGTTATCATGCAGGATGACAAGATCGCCCGGATGCAGGAGATCGGACGCAATCTGGTGGAAGCTGCGAAAGAGATTGCGGAAGACAACGCAAAGTGCCATGCATTCCCGATCGCGGAACTGACAGAAAAGTCCTACTGGAAAGGTACTCCGGGTACCTGCCCGCATTGCCAGGGCAATGCCTTCTATATTTTCCCCGGAACAACACATGTAGTCTGTGAGCTCTGTGGACTGGAAGGCACGCTGAAGATCGTGGACGATGCCTTTACCTTTGATTTTGACCCTTCCACCGAGTGGCATGCCCATGATACTATGTCAGGAAAGAAAGCCCACGGAGATGATATTTTTGAAAATGAAGGCCGTCTGATGAATCTGGGCAAAGATCCGGAATTCAAGGCAAGAAAGGCACACTATACATCAGTAATTGCGCCGACACCGTCTCCGTCGAAAGAAAAATAA
- a CDS encoding class I SAM-dependent methyltransferase, with product MGQAARKKRILAPLQRIGLNKINDIAAGLKEQFGEAKAEEIMNEWERLSALPGTAEGAGAQNALYEYLNSDFALSMLVACYTDAAIIRQFALWIYEHRELFGGTILDVGCGTGILTCFLALVLPEARIFAVDRSENCIRTARKIQEIMQAENVEFCRMTAEELQGRTFSTVLSARTFHENIGIRRTEYRFRGFSEQAEIYRQIYLPYCRTLSERTAPGGTLICMERNHMDTEFYGMLQALADCGCRVRPDSLTELSCEESDFREKSSFLCMAADRTACGEADAEPDALDREELFRVWSERAFSRSGDPEHFTRPQTDWYVEQHAGELLEGYATYDDSGTQLARACLYRDRSDPDVFLMHQANYGQAGVQVLPMEALGEAREIFADHRRVDAARGFQVRPVI from the coding sequence GTGGGACAGGCAGCAAGAAAGAAGCGCATTCTGGCTCCGCTGCAGAGAATCGGACTGAATAAAATTAACGATATTGCCGCCGGGCTGAAGGAGCAGTTTGGCGAAGCGAAAGCGGAAGAAATCATGAACGAGTGGGAGCGCCTTTCGGCGCTCCCCGGAACAGCGGAAGGAGCAGGCGCGCAGAATGCGCTTTACGAATATCTGAACAGTGATTTTGCCCTGAGTATGCTGGTGGCGTGCTATACAGACGCCGCGATTATCCGGCAGTTTGCGTTGTGGATTTACGAGCACCGGGAGCTGTTCGGCGGCACGATATTGGATGTGGGATGCGGGACCGGCATCCTCACCTGCTTTCTGGCATTGGTTCTTCCGGAGGCCAGGATTTTCGCGGTGGACCGTTCGGAAAACTGTATCCGGACCGCTCGGAAAATACAGGAGATCATGCAGGCGGAAAATGTGGAGTTTTGCCGGATGACGGCAGAGGAACTGCAGGGCAGGACCTTTTCCACGGTGCTGTCTGCCCGCACCTTCCATGAGAATATCGGCATCCGCCGGACGGAATACCGGTTCCGCGGATTTTCAGAACAGGCAGAGATCTATCGGCAGATCTATCTGCCTTATTGCCGTACTTTGAGTGAACGGACCGCGCCGGGAGGAACTCTGATCTGCATGGAGAGGAACCATATGGATACGGAATTTTACGGGATGCTGCAGGCGCTGGCAGACTGCGGCTGCCGGGTTCGCCCGGACAGCCTGACGGAGCTTTCCTGCGAGGAATCCGATTTTCGGGAAAAATCCTCGTTTTTATGCATGGCCGCTGATCGGACGGCCTGCGGGGAGGCAGACGCAGAACCGGATGCTTTGGACAGGGAAGAACTGTTTCGGGTCTGGAGTGAGAGAGCTTTCAGCAGGAGCGGAGATCCGGAGCACTTCACCCGCCCGCAGACCGACTGGTATGTGGAACAGCATGCCGGGGAACTGCTGGAAGGGTATGCCACGTATGATGACAGCGGGACCCAGCTGGCCCGGGCCTGCCTGTACCGGGACAGGAGTGATCCGGACGTGTTTCTGATGCATCAGGCCAATTACGGACAGGCGGGCGTGCAGGTGCTTCCCATGGAGGCCCTCGGGGAAGCCAGGGAGATCTTTGCGGATCACAGAAGAGTGGATGCGGCCCGTGGATTTCAGGTAAGGCCTGTCATCTGA
- a CDS encoding FprA family A-type flavoprotein translates to MIYKISERVTVLGSAVQKPSISITFLGYLVRGEKNILIDTAPEKKAEAYLEELESQIDLGEIDAVIQNHSEGDHSGALKKILPKLPGVPVYCTEACKKNLAGHFPDTEFIAVEDRSELQLGDLKFRFYHTPGLHWPDNMVTWLETENILFSNDLFGQYTAAEPPLDTELSEEVLLQGTESYFNKVFGPSSPEERQVIEEILALVPQTIAVGHGVILREKIHLVAEYYRSKIKG, encoded by the coding sequence ATGATATACAAAATTTCCGAGCGGGTAACCGTGCTTGGCAGCGCCGTGCAGAAGCCGAGTATCAGCATTACTTTTCTGGGCTATCTGGTGCGCGGGGAGAAAAATATTCTCATTGACACCGCACCGGAGAAAAAGGCGGAAGCCTACCTGGAGGAACTGGAGTCACAGATTGATCTGGGGGAGATTGACGCAGTGATCCAGAATCATTCTGAAGGCGATCACAGCGGGGCACTGAAGAAGATTTTGCCGAAGCTTCCGGGTGTGCCGGTATACTGCACGGAAGCCTGCAAAAAGAACCTGGCCGGGCATTTTCCGGATACGGAATTTATTGCGGTAGAGGATCGGTCTGAACTGCAGCTGGGCGATCTGAAATTCCGCTTTTATCATACACCGGGCCTGCACTGGCCGGATAATATGGTAACCTGGCTGGAAACAGAAAACATTCTGTTTTCCAATGATCTGTTCGGTCAGTATACCGCTGCGGAACCTCCGCTGGATACCGAACTGTCAGAAGAAGTGCTGCTGCAGGGAACAGAAAGCTATTTCAACAAGGTGTTCGGGCCATCATCACCGGAAGAGCGTCAGGTGATCGAAGAGATTCTCGCGCTGGTGCCTCAGACGATTGCTGTGGGCCATGGCGTGATTCTCAGGGAGAAAATCCACCTTGTGGCAGAATACTATCGCAGTAAAATCAAAGGATAG